Proteins from a single region of Bdellovibrio bacteriovorus HD100:
- a CDS encoding ABC1 kinase family protein, which yields MATKIGFKELTSGDIQSRIEQAKILTESLGNLRGAAMKAGQLLSLDLDDYFPPEAIQILSQLQNQAFDSPELDLAQVLKAELNHDQLLELQNINYKPFAAASMGQVYKATVANKPIVIKAQYPHLEQSIENDIKALKRLMSTLCLLTGRSMNLDSLFAEIEEVLRQEVNYLNEAKALSNFTELFDSHDWKHARIKTPKPLNRLSTNKVLCLTYEHGLTLKEWIDTRPPVEKRELIAKSMLELYVMEFFVWGFVQTDPNPGNFLIREAPELEIVALDFGASRHYPPEFRKNYIELLRSIRSTSPEKIVTTAIEFGLLDSRESEDAKMVFVELLKLGMSPFFQNANGRKFDFKNDKFVKENARLSRQLVQSLKYSPPPHKLIFLHRKLGGVFAALRKLEVELDLREYWEQIETANINA from the coding sequence ATGGCAACAAAGATCGGCTTTAAAGAGCTCACCTCCGGCGACATTCAATCCAGAATCGAGCAGGCCAAAATTCTTACCGAAAGCCTGGGGAACCTGCGTGGAGCTGCCATGAAGGCCGGTCAGCTTTTAAGCTTGGATCTGGACGACTACTTCCCTCCGGAAGCTATCCAAATCCTGTCGCAACTGCAAAATCAGGCCTTTGACAGTCCTGAACTTGACCTTGCCCAGGTGCTTAAAGCCGAACTGAATCACGATCAGCTTCTAGAACTGCAAAACATAAATTATAAACCTTTTGCAGCCGCCAGCATGGGACAGGTCTATAAAGCCACAGTGGCAAACAAGCCCATCGTCATCAAAGCGCAGTATCCTCATTTGGAACAATCCATCGAAAATGACATCAAAGCCTTAAAACGACTTATGTCCACGCTGTGCCTGCTGACTGGCAGAAGCATGAATCTGGACTCTCTGTTTGCGGAAATTGAAGAGGTCTTGCGACAGGAAGTAAACTATCTTAACGAAGCCAAGGCCCTTTCAAATTTTACAGAGCTCTTTGACTCTCACGACTGGAAACACGCCCGAATCAAGACACCAAAGCCACTGAATCGCCTCAGCACCAACAAAGTTTTGTGTCTGACCTACGAACATGGATTGACACTCAAGGAATGGATCGACACCCGTCCCCCCGTGGAAAAACGCGAGCTCATCGCCAAGTCCATGTTAGAACTTTATGTCATGGAGTTTTTTGTGTGGGGCTTCGTACAAACCGACCCCAATCCTGGAAATTTCCTGATCCGCGAGGCTCCCGAGCTGGAAATTGTCGCTCTGGACTTCGGCGCCTCCCGGCACTATCCTCCAGAGTTTAGAAAGAACTATATTGAGCTTCTTCGCTCTATCCGCAGCACCTCGCCGGAAAAGATCGTGACGACAGCCATCGAATTTGGACTGCTGGACTCACGCGAGTCTGAAGATGCCAAAATGGTGTTCGTCGAACTTTTGAAACTTGGCATGAGCCCGTTCTTTCAAAATGCCAATGGCAGAAAGTTCGACTTTAAGAACGACAAGTTTGTTAAGGAAAATGCCCGGCTCTCCCGGCAGCTGGTGCAAAGTCTCAAGTATTCTCCCCCACCTCATAAGCTGATCTTTTTGCATCGCAAGCTTGGGGGTGTCTTCGCTGCACTGAGAAAACTTGAAGTCGAGTTGGATCTGCGTGAATACTGGGAACAGATTGAAACAGCTAATATCAATGCATAA
- a CDS encoding LysR family transcriptional regulator: MDIGRVRYFQVFAETGSLVRASEVLHVSQPALSKALRLLEQEVGTKLLEPEGRGLRLTPAGQRFKDETAGLLDQWLKVPENLLRSDSEKVPYRLGSFEVFTTYFLSHLLKSVDLGPLELHEYRPGRLEQAIAEGVVDIGITYAPIPKSGVDFTEVTKIKMGIFGLKKFKGLNWSELPFVVPLLPTQGTPSKVQGLDGWPDHEFNRQILYRVTMMESAMELCRQGLCVAYLPEFVVSLHNKALLPDYRLIELESPLSQKERKQSVFLIQRKNNPESTLYRQIAKSLRNLG; this comes from the coding sequence ATGGATATAGGACGAGTTCGATACTTTCAGGTGTTTGCAGAAACGGGGTCGTTAGTCAGGGCGTCGGAGGTGTTGCACGTGTCGCAGCCGGCCTTGTCCAAGGCGTTGCGCTTGCTGGAGCAAGAGGTGGGCACAAAGCTGCTGGAGCCCGAAGGGCGGGGATTGCGCCTGACCCCGGCGGGCCAGCGTTTCAAAGATGAAACAGCGGGCTTATTGGACCAGTGGTTGAAAGTGCCCGAAAATCTGCTTCGTTCCGATTCGGAGAAAGTTCCCTATCGCCTGGGTTCTTTTGAGGTGTTCACCACTTATTTTCTGAGTCACTTGCTGAAATCGGTCGATCTTGGTCCGCTGGAGCTGCATGAGTACCGTCCTGGTCGTCTGGAGCAGGCCATCGCAGAGGGAGTCGTGGATATCGGTATCACCTATGCGCCCATCCCGAAATCCGGGGTGGACTTTACTGAAGTCACAAAAATTAAAATGGGAATCTTTGGTCTGAAGAAGTTCAAAGGCCTGAATTGGAGTGAGCTTCCGTTTGTTGTGCCGCTGCTTCCGACACAAGGCACGCCATCCAAAGTACAGGGCTTGGATGGCTGGCCGGATCATGAATTCAATCGCCAGATCCTTTACCGCGTCACCATGATGGAGTCGGCCATGGAGCTATGCCGGCAGGGGCTGTGTGTGGCCTATCTGCCGGAGTTCGTGGTCAGCTTGCACAACAAAGCACTGCTGCCGGATTACCGTTTGATCGAGCTGGAATCACCGCTTTCCCAAAAAGAGCGAAAGCAGAGTGTGTTTTTAATTCAGCGAAAAAACAATCCTGAAAGCACACTGTACCGACAGATTGCCAAGAGCCTGCGTAACTTGGGTTAA
- a CDS encoding MBL fold metallo-hydrolase: MRLLKTVLIVLLVGCLLGVGGVAMVGCSSFGSLPSDEQVAAYQNSLNYDKERKVFVNRRPRLVEEMRKRTMNFATTKEFLFGGDAERIPSEALPEVRTDFARFSQAGDDLKVVWFGHSSVLMKLDGKNVLIDPVLSTSTGPFGFMMKRFQKPVIELSELPEIDVIIVSHDHWDHLDMDSIKFFKNKSTRFVVPLGVAAHLTGWGIEASRIQELDWWQGVEIAGIKFTATPAQHFSGRGFTNQNKSLWASWVIKSSKHNVYFCADSGYDTHFKDIGEKMGPFDLAFIENGQYNEKWREVHLLPDESIQAFKDLNAKRYFPIHWGMFSLALHSWSEPIEKISAATAREGISLVAPQIGEVVTINDQYVTQTWWKKNNSAKAD, encoded by the coding sequence ATGCGTCTTTTAAAAACGGTCCTGATTGTACTGCTGGTTGGTTGTCTGTTGGGTGTGGGAGGAGTTGCGATGGTGGGTTGTTCTTCATTTGGTTCTTTGCCTTCCGACGAGCAAGTGGCGGCTTACCAAAACTCTCTGAACTATGACAAAGAAAGAAAGGTGTTTGTTAATCGTCGTCCACGTCTGGTGGAAGAAATGCGCAAGCGCACAATGAATTTTGCCACCACCAAAGAATTCCTGTTCGGTGGGGATGCGGAAAGAATTCCGAGTGAGGCTTTGCCAGAGGTCAGAACTGATTTTGCCAGATTCAGTCAGGCCGGTGATGACCTGAAGGTCGTCTGGTTTGGTCATTCCAGCGTGCTGATGAAGCTTGATGGCAAGAATGTTTTGATCGATCCGGTGCTTTCAACATCCACGGGACCCTTCGGTTTTATGATGAAGAGATTCCAAAAGCCGGTGATTGAGCTTTCTGAATTGCCTGAAATTGATGTGATCATCGTTTCCCATGACCATTGGGATCACTTGGATATGGATTCGATCAAATTCTTTAAGAACAAGTCCACTCGGTTTGTGGTGCCCCTGGGGGTGGCGGCGCATTTGACCGGATGGGGTATTGAAGCCAGTCGCATTCAGGAATTGGACTGGTGGCAGGGGGTGGAAATTGCCGGCATTAAGTTCACGGCAACTCCTGCCCAGCATTTCTCCGGGCGGGGCTTTACGAATCAGAACAAATCCCTGTGGGCTTCGTGGGTGATCAAAAGTTCCAAGCACAATGTCTATTTCTGTGCGGACTCTGGCTATGACACGCACTTTAAGGACATAGGTGAAAAGATGGGGCCCTTTGATTTGGCCTTTATTGAAAACGGCCAGTACAACGAAAAATGGCGTGAGGTGCACCTGTTGCCGGATGAATCCATCCAGGCCTTTAAGGATCTGAATGCGAAAAGGTATTTTCCGATTCATTGGGGCATGTTCTCGCTGGCGCTGCATTCCTGGTCTGAACCGATTGAGAAGATTTCTGCAGCCACGGCCCGTGAGGGAATTTCGTTGGTAGCGCCGCAGATCGGTGAGGTGGTGACCATCAATGATCAATATGTGACTCAGACCTGGTGGAAGAAGAACAACAGCGCCAAGGCGGATTAA
- a CDS encoding TIGR03643 family protein gives MGISKVLRQKFAGFSEEDRARLVRMGWEDRTTFDAIAVQFGLSPNEFVHFMRTVLSANAFSRWRRRVFEQGQLKNEKRRGFKVTRFKCSRQSVDGITKGWK, from the coding sequence ATGGGAATTTCAAAAGTGCTAAGACAGAAGTTTGCCGGTTTTTCGGAAGAAGATCGCGCCAGACTTGTGCGCATGGGCTGGGAGGATCGGACGACTTTTGATGCGATCGCGGTGCAGTTCGGGCTTTCACCAAACGAGTTCGTTCACTTTATGCGAACCGTCCTGTCGGCGAATGCTTTTAGTCGCTGGCGACGTCGTGTGTTTGAGCAGGGGCAACTGAAGAACGAAAAAAGACGGGGATTTAAGGTCACCCGTTTTAAGTGCTCAAGGCAGTCAGTGGACGGAATTACGAAAGGCTGGAAATAG
- a CDS encoding alpha/beta fold hydrolase, producing the protein MMPLETIVLLPGFLCDERLWAPLVPVFSERYNVRVVDLKHPQNLDAMIEEVGKTSDQAFHLVGFSMGGYIAETFATRFPERVLSLSLVAASVGALSEKTRAARLKMVGLLRRGKYNGISEKEMDRYIHPDFLKDPQVVGPIMQMSADFSSEQYINQTLATVDRIDKGAALQELSFPVLIVAAANDRVVPLESLKNRHAQISRSKFRVIDHCGHYVPLEQPAELGQAVLDFVGR; encoded by the coding sequence ATGATGCCACTTGAAACAATCGTATTGCTGCCGGGATTTTTGTGTGATGAGCGCCTGTGGGCCCCTCTGGTGCCGGTTTTTTCCGAACGCTACAATGTTCGCGTGGTGGATTTGAAGCATCCTCAGAATCTGGATGCCATGATTGAAGAAGTGGGAAAGACTTCCGACCAAGCTTTTCATCTGGTGGGCTTTTCCATGGGCGGGTATATCGCCGAAACTTTTGCCACCCGTTTTCCTGAACGAGTGCTGTCTTTGTCTTTGGTGGCGGCCAGCGTTGGGGCCTTGTCTGAAAAAACGCGGGCGGCACGCCTGAAGATGGTGGGACTTTTAAGACGTGGAAAGTACAACGGCATTTCGGAAAAAGAGATGGATCGTTATATCCACCCCGATTTTCTGAAGGACCCGCAAGTGGTCGGCCCCATCATGCAGATGAGTGCCGACTTTTCCTCTGAACAGTATATCAACCAAACCTTGGCCACTGTGGACCGAATCGACAAAGGCGCAGCCTTGCAAGAACTGTCGTTCCCGGTTCTGATCGTGGCGGCGGCCAATGATCGGGTGGTTCCGTTGGAGTCCTTGAAGAATCGTCATGCCCAGATATCACGCTCTAAGTTCCGGGTGATTGATCATTGCGGGCATTATGTGCCGTTGGAACAGCCAGCCGAACTGGGTCAAGCCGTTCTTGATTTTGTCGGGCGGTGA
- a CDS encoding OsmC family protein, with translation MNKYPMFFKARAESSAGIQSLWDSQSMSVDSGVRMAIPAEFEGPGGGFSPEDLYVMALQNCFVATFKVFAEKSRLAYEKLRIESELTVDRDEHGRPWMARCFFNVHLEGAEQIENAKRILARASESCMILNSVKTEKVFEFHVS, from the coding sequence ATGAACAAGTATCCAATGTTTTTCAAGGCGCGGGCAGAAAGCTCCGCCGGAATTCAGAGCCTTTGGGACTCTCAATCAATGTCTGTCGACTCTGGCGTTCGCATGGCGATTCCCGCCGAATTTGAGGGCCCAGGGGGAGGTTTCAGCCCTGAAGATCTTTACGTCATGGCATTGCAGAATTGTTTTGTGGCCACCTTTAAAGTGTTCGCAGAAAAATCGAGACTGGCTTATGAAAAGCTTCGCATTGAGTCCGAGCTGACTGTGGACCGCGATGAACATGGCCGGCCGTGGATGGCACGTTGTTTCTTTAATGTGCATCTTGAGGGCGCAGAGCAGATAGAGAACGCAAAAAGAATTTTGGCCCGCGCCTCAGAAAGTTGTATGATTCTGAATTCGGTCAAAACGGAGAAGGTGTTTGAATTTCATGTGTCTTAA
- a CDS encoding thiol-disulfide oxidoreductase DCC family protein, with amino-acid sequence MEKPKSTSHSGITVYYDGLCQLCSREIAHYRKLEGAENIAFVDITSSGFDANTEGLDPHKIHKSLHVRDSEGQIFTGVEAFIVIWTQLRSLKKIVPFVSFAPVKKTLEAGYFLFAKIRPLLPRKKCSDSPYCKT; translated from the coding sequence ATGGAAAAGCCAAAAAGCACGTCTCATTCTGGAATCACCGTTTATTATGATGGGCTCTGCCAGCTGTGTTCACGCGAGATAGCTCATTACAGGAAACTGGAGGGGGCTGAGAATATCGCGTTTGTCGACATCACCTCTTCGGGTTTTGACGCAAATACAGAAGGCCTGGATCCACATAAAATTCATAAGAGTCTTCATGTTCGAGATTCTGAAGGTCAGATCTTTACAGGGGTTGAGGCCTTTATTGTGATATGGACTCAGTTAAGAAGTTTGAAAAAGATTGTGCCTTTTGTTTCGTTTGCTCCGGTAAAAAAGACGCTGGAGGCAGGTTACTTCCTGTTTGCCAAAATCCGGCCTTTGCTGCCAAGGAAGAAATGTTCCGACAGCCCTTATTGCAAGACATAG
- a CDS encoding LysR family transcriptional regulator — MQSDQLDGLIALKLVAERRNFTAAATELGVSASAVSQAIKQLEGRLGVALLSRTTRSTSLTEAGEQFLAQAGPALDQILSALANVGTYAQKPSGLLRLNMPRMIYPWFLAPIIASFRKKFPEVAVELFFEDATSDVIGQGFDAGIRLSDVLAKDMVAMKLVGPVRFVPVASPKYLNKAGRPKHPKDLLGHECIVSRITPERIYDRWEFENKGTEFQVQVKPALIFNDSVLALRAALDGLGIMYAAEEAVSDQLSSGKLELVLNQYSTTSAGFYLYYSKRSQVLPKLRAFIDHLKAEGVV; from the coding sequence GTGCAAAGTGATCAGCTGGATGGTTTGATAGCGCTTAAACTCGTGGCCGAAAGAAGAAACTTCACTGCGGCGGCAACAGAGCTGGGTGTTTCCGCTTCGGCGGTCAGTCAGGCAATAAAGCAGCTTGAAGGCCGTTTGGGGGTGGCGTTGCTCAGTCGCACCACCCGCAGCACCAGTCTGACCGAAGCTGGCGAGCAGTTTTTGGCGCAGGCAGGACCGGCGCTGGATCAGATTCTTTCTGCTCTGGCCAATGTGGGAACTTATGCGCAAAAGCCTTCGGGGCTTTTGCGCTTGAATATGCCTCGGATGATATATCCTTGGTTCTTGGCGCCCATCATTGCCAGCTTTCGTAAAAAGTTTCCCGAAGTGGCTGTGGAGTTGTTCTTTGAAGACGCCACTTCAGATGTAATCGGGCAGGGGTTTGATGCGGGTATCAGATTGTCCGATGTTTTGGCCAAAGACATGGTGGCGATGAAGTTGGTCGGACCCGTTCGTTTTGTGCCGGTGGCCTCACCGAAGTACTTGAACAAGGCTGGGCGTCCCAAGCATCCCAAGGACTTGTTGGGTCATGAGTGCATTGTCAGTCGAATTACGCCTGAACGAATTTATGATCGTTGGGAGTTTGAAAACAAAGGAACCGAATTTCAGGTTCAGGTGAAGCCTGCACTGATATTCAATGACTCAGTTCTGGCTTTGCGTGCCGCCCTTGATGGTTTGGGAATTATGTATGCGGCAGAAGAAGCGGTCAGTGACCAGCTGTCGTCTGGAAAGCTGGAGCTGGTGTTGAATCAGTACTCAACCACCAGCGCCGGGTTCTATCTTTATTATTCCAAGCGCTCTCAAGTTCTGCCAAAACTAAGAGCTTTCATCGATCACCTGAAGGCCGAAGGCGTGGTATAG
- a CDS encoding NAD(P)-dependent alcohol dehydrogenase, which produces MIQAKGMAAPTSKAPLKPYTFERRDPKDHDVVIDIKYCGICHSDIHMVRDEWGPGHFPMVPGHEIAGVVRAVGPKVTKYKVGDHVGVGCLVDSCAECAHCKQDLEQYCMEGQTLTYGSMERDGSGITQGGYSNVIVVKESFVVRIPDSLPLDKAAPLLCAGITLYSPLAHWKAGPGKKVAIMGLGGLGHMGVKLAKAMGAEVTVLSHSESKRDDALKLGADRFVLTKNADAFKDNAMYFDLIINTVSSADLEMARYFSLLKLDGTLVSVGAPDKPLSVNVFPLILMRRNFAGSAIGGLKETQEMLDFCAKHNITPEIELITPDQVNVAYERVLKSDVRYRFVLDMGKI; this is translated from the coding sequence ATGATCCAGGCTAAAGGCATGGCGGCCCCTACCTCCAAAGCACCTCTTAAACCCTACACTTTTGAGCGTCGCGACCCGAAAGATCATGACGTTGTTATCGACATCAAATACTGCGGCATCTGCCACTCGGACATTCACATGGTGCGTGATGAATGGGGACCGGGCCATTTCCCGATGGTGCCAGGTCACGAAATTGCCGGCGTTGTCCGCGCGGTAGGCCCGAAGGTCACCAAATACAAGGTCGGCGACCATGTCGGCGTCGGTTGCCTGGTGGATTCCTGTGCCGAATGCGCGCACTGCAAACAGGATCTGGAACAGTACTGCATGGAAGGTCAGACCCTGACTTACGGATCTATGGAGCGTGATGGTTCCGGCATCACTCAAGGTGGCTATTCGAACGTGATTGTTGTCAAAGAAAGCTTCGTCGTGCGCATTCCAGACTCTTTGCCTTTGGATAAGGCGGCTCCCCTTCTGTGCGCAGGAATCACGCTGTATTCCCCACTGGCGCACTGGAAAGCCGGTCCCGGCAAAAAAGTGGCTATCATGGGACTGGGTGGCCTGGGACACATGGGTGTGAAACTGGCCAAGGCCATGGGTGCCGAAGTCACCGTGCTGAGCCACTCCGAAAGCAAACGTGATGACGCTTTAAAGCTGGGTGCGGATCGCTTTGTGCTGACCAAAAACGCCGACGCGTTCAAGGACAATGCAATGTACTTTGATCTGATCATCAACACGGTTTCATCGGCGGATCTTGAAATGGCGCGCTATTTCAGTTTACTGAAACTGGATGGGACGCTGGTGTCTGTGGGAGCTCCCGACAAGCCTCTGTCTGTAAACGTCTTCCCGCTGATTTTGATGCGTCGAAATTTTGCAGGATCTGCGATCGGCGGCTTGAAAGAAACCCAGGAGATGCTCGACTTCTGCGCGAAACACAATATCACTCCGGAAATCGAACTGATCACACCTGATCAGGTGAACGTGGCTTACGAACGCGTTCTAAAAAGCGACGTGCGCTATCGATTCGTTCTGGACATGGGGAAAATCTAA
- a CDS encoding cytochrome-c peroxidase gives MKTTLKRFWALSVVTCGILLFSGTQAMSENTASKATSDSDKDLAKTAKALFGIIPAKTAAPDKVSSAQIELGRKIFFDYRLSKDGSTTCVRCHQPQYYSTDRLPQSAGFNNNKGARNAQSILNLKYQEIVHWRNDRTSIEDQALRSFTTHLSYGNSSVEEALKRFELAGYQPLFKEAFPDSKSPLTLENAAAALGIYQRSLTTRAPFDQFLEGDIKAISAQAKKGLREFITVGCASCHNGTAIGGRTMQKFGVFQNYWNVTKSKTPDKGRQEISKKDEDLYVFKVPSLRNINETAPYFHDASAKDLETAIRWMGKLQLNKDLTDDQVSLIKAFLQSLTGELPKDFRIAPTLSPQPYAGPEPL, from the coding sequence TTGAAAACAACTCTTAAACGGTTCTGGGCTTTGTCTGTGGTGACTTGCGGGATCCTCCTCTTTTCAGGAACCCAAGCGATGTCGGAAAATACCGCTTCAAAAGCGACTTCTGATAGCGACAAAGACCTCGCAAAGACAGCAAAAGCACTGTTTGGAATCATTCCGGCAAAAACGGCAGCGCCTGACAAAGTCTCCAGTGCCCAGATCGAACTGGGCAGAAAGATCTTTTTTGACTACAGACTTTCCAAGGACGGCAGCACCACCTGCGTTCGCTGCCATCAACCTCAGTACTACAGCACGGACCGACTGCCGCAGTCTGCGGGTTTCAATAACAACAAAGGCGCACGCAACGCTCAATCCATCCTGAACCTTAAGTACCAGGAGATAGTTCATTGGCGCAATGACAGAACAAGCATCGAGGATCAGGCCCTGCGTTCTTTCACCACCCACTTAAGCTATGGAAACTCCTCTGTCGAGGAGGCTTTAAAAAGATTCGAGCTGGCCGGCTACCAACCTCTGTTTAAAGAGGCCTTCCCGGATTCCAAGTCCCCGTTGACGCTTGAGAATGCCGCCGCGGCGCTGGGAATCTATCAGCGGTCACTGACCACCCGGGCGCCTTTTGATCAGTTTCTGGAGGGCGACATCAAGGCCATCTCCGCTCAGGCCAAAAAAGGCCTAAGGGAGTTTATAACTGTAGGGTGCGCCTCCTGCCACAATGGCACAGCCATAGGTGGCCGAACCATGCAAAAGTTCGGAGTCTTTCAGAACTACTGGAATGTGACCAAATCCAAAACTCCGGACAAGGGACGCCAGGAGATCAGCAAGAAGGATGAAGATCTCTATGTCTTCAAAGTGCCCTCACTTCGCAATATCAATGAGACAGCACCTTACTTCCACGATGCTTCGGCTAAGGATCTGGAAACGGCAATTCGTTGGATGGGCAAACTTCAGCTCAATAAGGATCTGACTGACGATCAGGTCAGCCTGATCAAAGCCTTCCTGCAGAGTCTGACCGGAGAACTTCCAAAAGATTTCCGGATTGCTCCGACGCTTTCGCCACAGCCCTACGCAGGACCAGAGCCACTGTGA
- a CDS encoding SDR family oxidoreductase, producing MKQTWGIIGLGWLGQKLSEHLSQKGIENWGTRSQDFDWGCDDFPTKPCDVLFLNTPPLLQINPENFVAKIPTGGYRRIIFISSISVYGNQAGSITEQTTTEPMTDSARWLVAVENLLSEKFTGKLTVIRPGGLVGGDRHPAKSLSQSQRPCAGNSAVNLIHRDDLVQIIWAAAQAESAWPVINAVTPFHPAKKEYYGEWTAARGMAPVLFTDTQEPSKIVRSDVLPKIYSSWLRPRLD from the coding sequence GTGAAACAAACGTGGGGCATCATTGGCTTGGGTTGGTTGGGGCAGAAGCTTTCTGAACACTTAAGTCAAAAAGGCATCGAAAACTGGGGCACCCGCAGTCAGGATTTTGACTGGGGTTGTGATGATTTTCCGACCAAACCCTGTGATGTGCTTTTTCTGAATACACCGCCGCTGTTGCAAATCAATCCTGAAAACTTTGTTGCCAAAATTCCGACAGGTGGTTATCGCCGGATTATTTTTATCAGTTCGATTTCCGTGTATGGCAATCAAGCCGGCAGCATCACTGAACAAACAACGACTGAGCCCATGACAGACAGTGCGCGTTGGTTGGTGGCTGTGGAAAATCTTTTAAGTGAGAAGTTCACCGGTAAACTGACGGTGATTCGTCCCGGGGGTTTGGTTGGTGGCGACCGGCACCCTGCCAAAAGTTTGTCGCAGAGTCAGCGGCCTTGCGCTGGGAATTCAGCCGTGAATCTGATTCACCGTGACGATCTGGTGCAGATCATCTGGGCGGCGGCTCAGGCAGAATCAGCCTGGCCTGTCATTAATGCTGTGACGCCATTTCATCCTGCAAAAAAAGAATACTACGGCGAGTGGACGGCCGCGCGGGGAATGGCTCCTGTTTTATTTACTGATACACAAGAGCCTTCCAAGATTGTGCGCTCGGATGTTCTTCCCAAGATTTATTCAAGCTGGCTTCGTCCGCGTTTGGACTGA
- a CDS encoding GbsR/MarR family transcriptional regulator, producing the protein MRKADQKTTASTATAEINKLRDLSESVGDFIRYWGFRRIHGQIWTQVFLSKTSLSGAELTQRLGVSKALISPALSELEAYGLILMTEDGKKTKRYSAAPNVIPVIKDILKEREAKIIAATQEKFGTLHKIHEKRGEQESLLQHDRVEELGQMITLAQFALNFIIGQSDEESLACWTEEALKAEK; encoded by the coding sequence ATGAGAAAAGCAGACCAAAAAACAACCGCGTCAACCGCCACAGCTGAAATCAATAAACTCCGTGACCTGTCAGAGTCCGTGGGGGACTTTATTCGTTACTGGGGGTTTCGCAGAATTCACGGCCAAATTTGGACTCAGGTCTTTTTGTCAAAGACCAGCCTTAGCGGCGCCGAATTGACTCAAAGACTGGGCGTCTCTAAAGCCCTGATCAGCCCTGCTCTTTCCGAGTTGGAAGCCTATGGCCTTATCCTGATGACGGAAGATGGAAAGAAAACAAAACGATACTCGGCGGCCCCAAATGTCATCCCTGTGATCAAAGACATTCTTAAAGAGCGGGAAGCCAAGATCATTGCGGCCACTCAAGAAAAATTCGGGACACTTCACAAGATCCACGAAAAAAGAGGCGAGCAGGAATCCCTGCTTCAACACGACCGTGTCGAAGAGCTTGGACAGATGATCACCTTAGCGCAATTTGCCCTGAATTTTATCATTGGACAAAGTGATGAAGAATCCCTGGCCTGCTGGACTGAAGAGGCGCTGAAAGCTGAAAAATAG